In Macadamia integrifolia cultivar HAES 741 chromosome 12, SCU_Mint_v3, whole genome shotgun sequence, the following are encoded in one genomic region:
- the LOC122058091 gene encoding pentatricopeptide repeat-containing protein At5g01110: protein MATIVSTTALLQPNAPYLRYSHYFCCFAFVSNANPRTTQTLEISFKDRAEETHISTSVTDSFVVEKILLNLKRGKLNSFRHLSSSLNPSVVVEVLYKCCSNLLLGQKFIDLLATNPTFKHSSYSLSAMIHILVRSRRISEAQVLILKMVRKSGVSRFEIVDSLVSTYQNCDSNPLVFDLLIRTYVQARKLREASEAFRILKSRGFTPPINACNSLLGGLVKIDWIDMAWGIYGDVIGRGIQVNVYTLNIMVHALCKGGKTENANMFLSEMEGKGVFPDTVTYNILINALCRDRQFEEALKLMDSMSAKGLRPGNVTYKAIINGACKNGKYVRAREILSEMLMIGLSPGTSTYNILLGECCRKNDATAAEEMYNEMLQQGHAPDLVSFSLLIGLFSRRGELDQALSYFRGMKGSGLVPDSVVYTMLIGAFCRNGIITEALKLRDEMVEQGCPPDVVTYNTILKGFCKEGRLSDAYDVFNEMAERGIYPDYYTFTTLIHGYCKDGYVDKAVALFETMIHRSIKPDIVTYNTLIDGFCKKGDMDKASELWDGMISKGIFPSHISYSILINGLCSKGNVTNALRLWDEMVEKGIEPNLVTCNSIIKGYCRSGGAAKADEFVNKMIAKGIVPDNITYNTLIHGFVREETIQRAYGLVDKMESQGLLPDVITYNVLVNGFCGEGRMQEADMIFRKMIDRGVKPDKSTYTSLINGHVADDNLKGAFRLHDQMLLMGFVPDDKF, encoded by the coding sequence ATGGCTACCATTGTAAGCACAACGGCTTTACTCCAACCCAATGCACCCTATCTCAGGTATTCTCATTACTTCTGCTGCTTCGCTTTCGTCTCGAACGCTAACCCTAGAACAAcccaaaccctagaaatttCTTTTAAAGATAGAGCAGAAGAGACACATATATCGACATCTGTGACTGATTCTTTCGTGGTAGAAAAGATCTTATTGAATTTAAAACGAGGAAAGCTCAATTCATTCCGCCATCTCTCATCCAGTTTGAATCCCTCGGTTGTTGTCGAGGTACTGTACAAATGTTGCTCAAATTTGTTATTAGGTCAGAAGTTCATAGATTTATTAGCAACTAATCCCACTTTCAAGCACTCATCCTACTCATTGAGTGCGATGATTCATATCTTAGTTAGGAGTAGGAGGATATCTGAAGCTCAGGTTTTAATTCTTAAAATGGTTCGAAAGAGTGGTGTTTCAAGGTTTGAAATTGTGGATTCGCTTGTGTCTACTTATCAGAATTGTGATTCGAACCCGCTGGTTTTTGATCTTCTGATTAGGACTTATGTCCAAGCAAGGAAACTAAGGGAAGCTTCTGAAGCATTTCGGATATTGAAAAGTAGAGGTTTTACTCCTCCTATAAATGCTTGCAATAGCCTTCTCGGAGGGTTGGTTAAAATTGACTGGATTGATATGGCATGGGGAATCTATGGTGATGTAATTGGTAGAGGAATTCAAGTGAATGTTTATACACTAAATATCATGGTCCATGCATTATGTAAAGGAGGGAAGACCGAAAATGCCAATATGTTTTTATCTGAAATGGAAGGGAAGGGTGTTTTCCCTGATACTGTGACTTATAATATTCTAATCAATGCACTTTGTCGTGATAGGCAATTCGAAGAAGCTCTCAAGTTGATGGACTCAATGTCGGCCAAAGGGTTAAGGCCTGGCAATGTCACTTATAAAGCAATTATAAACGGTGCCTGTAAGAACGGAAAATATGTGAGAGCAAGGGAGATTCTGAGTGAGATGTTGATGATTGGGTTGAGTCCTGGTACATCCACATATAACATATTGCTGGGGGAATGTTGTCGAAAGAATGATGCTACTGCTGCTGAAGAAATGTATAATGAAATGTTACAACAGGGTCATGCTCCTGATTTAGTTAGCTTTAGCTTGCTGATTGGGTTATTTTCCAGGAGAGGTGAGCTTGACCAGGCTTTGTCATATTTTAGAGGAATGAAGGGCTCTGGCTTGGTTCCAGACAGTGTGGTTTATACTATGCTTATTGGAGCTTTTTGTAGAAATGGGATCATAACAGAGGCTCTTAAGCTGCGGGATGAAATGGTGGAGCAAGGTTGCCCTCCAGATGTTGTGACATACAATACAATTTTGAAGGGGTTTTGCAAGGAAGGGAGATTATCCGATGCTTATGATGTTTTCAATGAGATGGCGGAGAGGGGGATATATCCTGATTATTATACTTTTACCACACTTATTCATGGCTACTGTAAGGATGGATATGTAGATAAAGCAGTAGCCTTGTTTGAGACAATGATTCATAGGAGTATCAAGCCAGACATTGTAACCTACAATACTTTGATTGATGGATTCTGCAAGAAAGGTGACATGGACAAGGCTAGTGAGTTATGGGATGGTATGATATCTAAAGGAATTTTTCCTAGTCACATTTCTTACAGCATTTTAATTAATGGGCTCTGTAGTAAAGGAAATGTCACCAATGCATTGAGATTGTGGGATGAGATGGTCGAAAAAGGAATTGAGCCCAATCTTGTGACTTGTAATTCGATTATTAAAGGTTATTGCCGATCTGGAGGTGCTGCTAAAGCTGATGAGTTCGTGAACAAGATGATTGCAAAAGGGATAGTTCCTGATAACATTACATATAATACTCTGATTCATGGTTTTGTGAGAGAGGAAACTATACAGAGGGCTTATGGCTTGGTTGATAAAATGGAAAGTCAGGGGCTCTTACCTGATGTCATTACGTACAATGTGCTCGTGAATGGGTTCTGTGGAGAGGGTAGAATGCAAGAGGCAGATATGATATTCAGGAAGATGATTGATAGAGGTGTAAAACCTGATAAATCTACATATACATCATTGATAAACGGGCACGTTGCTGATGACAACT
- the LOC122057919 gene encoding disease resistance protein RPM1-like — protein MHIQQLKGIQFFVGKSFKLSDWICPSVDFDEAEEGGAKDAYLNLGPLLKPSEVSPKEFDKAKDEYLSTGVGLGQDMKSLKGWLFNNSNKTWVCASALDIDLEDIWENIYKQINEFHWNKKYLIVIDDVRDPQVLSKAESWELFMKKLFITPWRLGNIASDSKNTSDDQYSSPPIPLPLPPELEAPGKKMVAKCGGIPYLIIELANLLSTMNANIVEWSCVLHGTDTHLSQEQHPWFNLSSSVDDILPFHVKQFLYLFPTATTIPKRRLTLSWVVEGGLLHQRGDSGISAEEEESTVALPWLQDLQDLNLIQAMKVSSIGIVKSYPIPRDLPLLQILKAGDALRSSDGDDGEVWIHSIADHCGKEDIHSLRIHSSINSPDELEYFITLGSFWVLDLEGVYKPSLPKATGYLINLQYLGLRWTYFDTLPSSVEKLQNLQTLDTKHTDIGDYSTIQKMEKLQHLYLNERHRSEFIT, from the exons ATGCACATCCAACAGTTGAAAGGAATCCAATTTTTCGTAGGGAAGTCATTTAAGCTTTCAGATTGGATATGTCCTTCCGTTGATTTTGATGAAGCGGAAGAAGGTGGAGCGAAGGATGCGTATCTTAATCTTGGTCCTCTTTTGAAGCCGAGTGAGGTGTCTCCGAAAGAATTTGATAAAGCAAAGGATGAGTATCTCAGTACTGGTGTTGGTTTGGGGCAGGATATGAAGTCTCTGAAAGGATGGTTgttcaacaacagcaacaaaa CCTGGGTTTGCGCATCTGCACTGGACATTGATTTGGAAGACATTTGGGAGAACATTTACAAACAAATTAATGAATTCCATTGGAACAAGAAGTATCTCATAGTAATTGATGATGTTCGTGATCCTCAA GTACTAAGTAAAGCAGAAAGCTGGGAGTTGTTCATGAAGAAGTTATTCATAACTCCTTGGCGACTCGGCAATATTGCTAGTGACAGCAAGAACACCTCAGATGATCAATATTCATCTCCTCCcattcctctccctctccctccggAGTTGGAAGCCCCTGGAAAAAAGATGGTGGCAAAATGTGGAGGAATCCCCTATTTAATTATAGAATTGGCAAATCTATTGTCCACTATGAATGCAAACATTGTGGAATGGTCATGTGTGCTCCACGGCACAGATACACATCTCAGTCAAGAACAACACCCTTGGTTTAACTTGTCATCCTCTGTTGATGACATCCTCCCTTTCCATGTGAAACAGTTCTTGTATCTCTTTCCTACTGCAACCACAATCCCCAAAAGGAGGTTGACTCTGTCATGGGTTGTAGAGGGTGGTTTGTTGCACCAGCGGGGGGATTCTGGAATTTCGGCTGAGGAAGAGGAATCAACAGTAGCTTTACCATGGTTGCAAGACTTGCAGGATCTCAACTTAATTCAAGCAATGAAAGTCAGTTCTATTGGGATAGTCAAGTCATACCCCATTCCTCGTGATCTTCCCCTGCTTCAGATCTTAAAAGCTGGTGATGCCCTCAGGTCTTCTGATGGTGACGATGGTGAGGTCTGGATTCATAGCATTGCTGATCATTGTGGCAAAGAGGACATACATTCTCTTCGTATTCATAGTAGCATAAATTCTCCTGATGAACTAGAATATTTCATAACTCTTGGTTCTTTCTG GGTGCTTGATCTAGAGGGTGTGTATAAACCTAGTCTACCTAAGGCAACAGGATACCTAATTAACTTGCAGTACCTTGGGTTAAGATGGACTTACTTTGACACACTGCCTTCATCCGTCGAAAAACTGCAGAACCTCCAAACTCTAGATACAAAACATACTGACATTGGTGATTACTCGACGATTCAAAAGATGGAAAAGCTGCAGCACCTTTACTTGAACGAGAGGCACCGCAGTGAATTCATTACATAA